TCCTGGCCAAGGCGGCCAGTTTGAGCTGGAAGACCACCAAGGCGATCCTGTTGTTGCAGGCACCGGCCGAGAAATCGACTGCAGATCTCGACCGGCTGCTCGAAACCTTCCTGCGGCTCAGGCCGGAAACCGCCGGACAGGCGGTGCAGTTCTATCGGCTGCGCGAACGATCCTTGGCGGGAGGTCCGAATTGACCGGATGGAACACCGCTCAAGGTGGTTCGCTATCGCAGCGAACCGATCTTTTCCAGTTCCGCAAGGTTGGAAACCCTGAGCGTGCTCTCGGACATTGCGAGAATGCGGCGTTTGCGAAGCTGGCTGAATACCCGGCTGACATGGACGGGGGTCAGTCCGACCGCGTCGGCGATGTGCTGCTGGCGCAACGGAAACGGGTAGCGCTGTTCGCGGATCACGTTCCTCGCCGCTACTCGCGACATCAAGTGCAACAGCAGATAGGCGATGCGTTCCTCGGCCGAGAGCTGGCCCAGCACGGTTACAAGCTCGGTCGCCTCGCGAGTTTCTGCGGCGCAGGAATTTGCCACGGCCCATCGGATGTCGGGGCTGGCGGCGCACCTCGCAAGGATTTCGGCGCGCGCGATTCCGCTCATCTGGACCTCGGTTAATGCCTTGACCGAGAAATGGTACGCTTTCTCGAAAATGGCAGTAGGAGAAAAGAAGTCTCCCGGCAGCAGGAATTTCAGGATTTGCCTGCGGCCGTCGGCAAGCTGAAAGTAGCGGAAGGCCCAGCCCGTGCAGAGTACGAATATGTCGTTGGACGGCTGATTTCGGTAGGCGATCTGCTCGCCTGCCCGGGCCGCAGCGAAGTGCTGCCAGCCGAACGCCTGGTCTGCTTTCGGGGTTTCCGAGGGCGACCCGAGC
The genomic region above belongs to Bradyrhizobium sediminis and contains:
- a CDS encoding Crp/Fnr family transcriptional regulator, giving the protein MSIASICVTCPHRETGFCGTLLGSPSETPKADQAFGWQHFAAARAGEQIAYRNQPSNDIFVLCTGWAFRYFQLADGRRQILKFLLPGDFFSPTAIFEKAYHFSVKALTEVQMSGIARAEILARCAASPDIRWAVANSCAAETREATELVTVLGQLSAEERIAYLLLHLMSRVAARNVIREQRYPFPLRQQHIADAVGLTPVHVSRVFSQLRKRRILAMSESTLRVSNLAELEKIGSLR